In Phycisphaerales bacterium, the following are encoded in one genomic region:
- a CDS encoding chloride channel protein has product MADSAARSGFLPTLAKRLRLKREWYVVALGAIVGTLTGLGTLGFAEALHYAEKQVRSAQIALPVWLLFLGPVVGMALTGILVRLFASDARGHGVPQVMRALIEKGGHIPARVGLTKVAASIATVASGGSAGTEGPIVQIGATAGSVVGQRLGVPREQMMTLVGCGAAAGISAIFNAPIAGVFFALEILLRDFSLKTFTPIVVSAVFAAAVTHMAQGQNEAIFTVTTFENLRFTALEFPNYIVLGLLCGLLAVGFNRSLHWCEDFYGKLKLHWLVAPITGGLVLGALGIAWILMVRAAGGDPASQATDVPSFFGNGYETIRWLLEPTSYGAAPEIMEAAAQAGEHASGHATGHDAHASAALPMAIWLIALLVVFKAAATSVTLSSGGSGGVFAPSLFIGAAGGAALGVALDRVGLLPAESSPAAYALVGMAAVVAGSTHGPLTAILMLFELTRDPYVLLPIMLAAVVATLLSQAIDRDNIYTHPLRRAGLRIGRTGDLAILRKISATSVPVVPLPGEPVYASDPLSKLITLHANSRVPDFVVVDSQGDHIGMVTGRDMRTALIDREAIPLLLVAELMRSDLPAVVTTDTLDVVLERFEDDDIASLPLLGPPDITGHRRPLGLVTRAAVLERYRRALEEEL; this is encoded by the coding sequence ATGGCCGACTCCGCCGCCAGATCGGGCTTCCTGCCGACGCTCGCCAAGCGCCTGCGCCTGAAGCGCGAGTGGTACGTGGTGGCCCTGGGGGCCATCGTCGGCACGCTCACCGGCCTGGGCACGCTGGGCTTCGCCGAGGCGCTGCACTACGCCGAGAAGCAGGTCAGGAGCGCCCAGATCGCCCTGCCCGTGTGGCTGCTGTTCCTGGGCCCGGTCGTGGGCATGGCCCTCACGGGCATCCTGGTCCGCCTGTTCGCCAGCGACGCCAGGGGCCACGGCGTGCCCCAGGTGATGCGGGCGCTGATCGAAAAAGGCGGGCATATCCCTGCGCGCGTGGGCCTGACCAAGGTCGCCGCCAGCATCGCGACGGTCGCCAGCGGCGGGTCGGCGGGCACCGAGGGGCCCATCGTGCAGATCGGCGCGACGGCCGGCTCGGTCGTCGGCCAGCGGCTGGGCGTGCCGCGCGAGCAGATGATGACGCTGGTGGGCTGCGGCGCGGCGGCGGGCATCAGCGCCATCTTCAATGCGCCCATCGCGGGGGTCTTCTTCGCGCTGGAGATCCTGCTGCGCGACTTCTCGCTGAAGACCTTCACGCCCATCGTCGTCTCGGCCGTGTTCGCCGCGGCCGTCACGCACATGGCCCAGGGCCAGAACGAGGCGATCTTCACCGTCACCACGTTCGAGAACCTGAGGTTCACCGCCCTGGAGTTTCCAAACTACATCGTGCTGGGGCTGCTCTGCGGCCTGCTGGCGGTGGGCTTCAACCGCAGCCTGCACTGGTGCGAGGACTTCTACGGCAAGCTCAAGCTGCACTGGCTGGTGGCGCCCATTACCGGCGGGCTGGTCCTGGGCGCCCTGGGCATCGCCTGGATCCTGATGGTCCGCGCCGCCGGCGGCGATCCGGCCAGCCAGGCCACCGACGTGCCGAGCTTCTTCGGCAACGGCTACGAGACCATCCGCTGGCTGCTCGAGCCCACCAGCTATGGCGCGGCGCCCGAGATCATGGAGGCGGCCGCGCAGGCCGGAGAGCACGCGTCTGGTCACGCGACGGGCCACGACGCCCACGCCAGCGCCGCCCTGCCCATGGCCATCTGGCTCATCGCCCTGCTGGTGGTCTTCAAGGCCGCGGCGACCAGCGTGACGCTCTCCAGCGGCGGCTCGGGCGGCGTGTTCGCCCCCAGCCTTTTCATCGGGGCCGCGGGCGGGGCCGCCCTGGGCGTGGCGCTCGATCGCGTGGGCCTCCTGCCCGCCGAGAGCAGCCCGGCCGCGTACGCCCTTGTTGGCATGGCCGCCGTGGTCGCCGGCAGCACGCACGGCCCCCTGACGGCGATCCTGATGCTCTTCGAGCTCACGCGCGACCCCTACGTGCTGCTGCCCATCATGCTGGCGGCCGTCGTCGCGACGCTGCTCAGCCAGGCCATCGACCGCGACAACATCTACACCCACCCGCTCCGGCGGGCGGGCCTGCGGATCGGCCGCACGGGCGACCTGGCCATCCTCCGCAAGATTTCGGCGACGAGCGTGCCGGTGGTGCCCCTGCCGGGCGAGCCGGTGTACGCCAGCGACCCATTGAGCAAGCTCATCACCCTGCACGCCAACAGCCGCGTGCCGGACTTCGTCGTCGTCGACAGCCAGGGCGACCACATCGGCATGGTGACCGGCCGAGACATGCGCACCGCGCTGATCGATCGCGAGGCCATCCCGCTGCTGCTGGTGGCCGAGCTCATGCGCAGCGATCTGCCCGCCGTGGTGACCACCGACACGCTGGACGTCGTGCTCGAACGCTTCGAGGACGACGACATCGCCAGCCTGCCGCTGCTGGGCCCGCCCGACATCACGGGCCATCGCCGCCCCCTGGGCCTGGTCACCCGCGCGGCCGTGCTGGAACGCTACCGCCGGGCGCTCGAGGAAGAGCTCTAA
- a CDS encoding GC-type dockerin domain-anchored protein — translation MVIRTFLAGLAVPVLAASCLAQDAVLLVPDSTNDTIAAFDPFDGSLIDPVFIDLVPLDAGTPKGIAQVGDEIWVSDQIRDRVDRFTLDGDYIDSIGGQVPGGGLDNVRGVNVIGDEVWVFNAGTNNDAPGNAIVRIDPSTASIIGNIPLGASPWFALPYNGEVLVTIDDQLDRYDEAGNFLGQFFAPGQLNFLQQTSETSAGTVLVGAFSSPSGIWEISVDGGLLDVISGTQDSGARAGWELGDGSIMWTNGDGVNVTDPASGSTINVLDGNGQFIMMLGEAEPCYPDFDEDGQLTIFDFLAFQNAFDSGDLIADCDADGSLTLFDFLCFQNAFDAGCE, via the coding sequence ATGGTTATTCGGACTTTTCTTGCGGGCCTGGCCGTTCCGGTCCTGGCCGCCTCGTGCCTCGCTCAGGATGCGGTGCTCCTGGTTCCCGATTCGACCAACGACACCATCGCGGCCTTCGACCCGTTTGACGGGAGCCTGATCGATCCGGTGTTTATCGACCTGGTGCCCCTTGATGCAGGCACGCCCAAGGGGATCGCGCAGGTCGGCGACGAGATCTGGGTGAGCGACCAGATCCGCGACCGCGTGGATCGTTTCACGCTGGACGGCGACTACATCGACTCCATCGGCGGACAGGTGCCCGGCGGTGGGCTCGACAACGTACGCGGCGTGAACGTGATCGGCGATGAGGTCTGGGTGTTCAACGCTGGCACCAACAACGACGCGCCGGGCAACGCCATCGTTCGCATCGATCCCAGCACGGCGTCGATCATCGGCAACATCCCCCTGGGCGCGTCGCCATGGTTCGCGCTGCCCTACAACGGAGAGGTTCTCGTCACCATCGATGATCAGCTCGACCGGTACGACGAGGCTGGCAACTTCCTTGGCCAGTTCTTCGCCCCCGGCCAGCTCAACTTCCTTCAGCAAACGAGCGAGACCAGCGCCGGCACGGTGCTCGTGGGCGCCTTCAGCTCGCCATCGGGCATCTGGGAGATCAGCGTCGACGGTGGGCTGCTGGACGTCATATCCGGCACCCAGGACTCGGGCGCCCGGGCCGGCTGGGAGTTGGGCGATGGCAGCATCATGTGGACGAACGGCGATGGCGTGAACGTCACTGATCCGGCGTCTGGTTCGACCATCAACGTGCTCGACGGCAACGGCCAGTTCATCATGATGCTGGGCGAAGCCGAGCCCTGCTACCCCGATTTCGATGAAGACGGGCAACTGACCATCTTCGACTTCCTGGCCTTCCAGAACGCATTTGACAGCGGCGACCTGATCGCCGACTGCGACGCCGATGGCTCGCTGACGCTCTTTGACTTCCTGTGCTTCCAGAACGCCTTCGACGCCGGCTGCGAGTAA
- a CDS encoding glutamine synthetase III, which translates to MRTGITMEQDPASTTHGSRSQGGQQPRQNHQHSTPPLEPAWDHAEDSFARDVFTDAMMRRRLPKEAYKKLQQTIQHGEPLDATIADAVAVAIKDWAMANGATHFTHWFQPLTGLTAEKHDTFLKPDGDGGAISEFTGQALVQGEPDASSFPSGGLRTTFEARGYTAWDATSPVFLSRFGDTVTLCIPTAFVSWTGEALDKKTPLLRSMDAINTQAMRVLKALGEVGDTTRVFSTVGAEQEYFLVDQAVARTRPDLSICGRTVFGDTPIKGQKLEDHYFGSIPERVLSFMSEVERILYRKGVPVATRHNEVAPGQFEIAAHFEPANVACDHQMLVMETLRRVAPRHGFLCTLHEKPFAGLNGSGKHVNWSLATDDGRNLLSPKSEPHTNRLFHAFLAAVIRAVDLHADLLRASISSAGNDHRLGANEAPPAIISIFLGDMLTDLVEQFASGGTASSSRKGDTMDLGATTLPEFIRDAGDRNRTSPFAFTGNKFEFRAVGSSAAIAFPVTVLNTIVAESLASFADELEKASDTQESLSKIIQRVSTEHKRVIFNGDNYSEEWVKEAEKRGLPHITSSAEAFRALANDKNRTLFNSLDVLSPLETQSRANIFAEKYATQVRIEALTLRNLSRTAILPAAVRQLRELAGAVSALSDAGIDPAENRTALEDLAGLVSGLRRELQNLDAALEEEEPEYALDLADHTHHRIIPVMEAVRAKVDAMEKVVSQDLWPVADYNELLVTQA; encoded by the coding sequence GTGCGCACTGGAATCACCATGGAGCAGGATCCCGCGTCTACAACCCATGGAAGCCGAAGCCAGGGGGGGCAGCAGCCCCGTCAGAACCACCAGCATTCCACGCCACCCCTGGAGCCCGCGTGGGACCACGCCGAGGACAGCTTCGCACGTGACGTGTTCACCGATGCGATGATGCGCCGGCGTCTGCCCAAGGAGGCGTACAAGAAGCTCCAGCAGACCATCCAGCATGGCGAGCCCCTGGACGCCACCATCGCCGACGCGGTCGCGGTGGCCATCAAGGACTGGGCGATGGCCAACGGCGCCACGCACTTCACCCACTGGTTCCAGCCGCTCACCGGGCTGACCGCCGAGAAGCACGACACCTTCCTCAAGCCCGACGGCGATGGCGGCGCCATCAGCGAGTTCACCGGCCAGGCCCTCGTGCAGGGCGAGCCGGACGCGTCGAGCTTTCCCAGCGGCGGCCTGCGGACGACCTTTGAGGCCCGCGGCTACACCGCCTGGGACGCCACGAGCCCGGTCTTCCTGAGTCGCTTCGGCGATACGGTGACGCTCTGCATCCCCACCGCCTTCGTGAGTTGGACCGGCGAAGCGCTGGACAAGAAGACGCCCCTGCTGCGCTCGATGGACGCCATCAACACGCAGGCCATGCGGGTTCTCAAGGCCCTGGGCGAGGTGGGCGACACCACCCGCGTGTTCTCCACCGTGGGCGCCGAGCAGGAGTACTTCCTCGTCGACCAGGCGGTCGCCCGCACGCGGCCCGACCTGTCCATCTGCGGCCGGACCGTGTTTGGCGATACGCCCATCAAGGGTCAGAAGCTCGAGGACCACTACTTCGGTTCGATCCCCGAGCGTGTGCTGAGCTTCATGAGCGAGGTCGAGCGCATCCTGTACCGCAAGGGCGTGCCCGTGGCCACGCGGCACAACGAGGTGGCGCCCGGGCAGTTCGAGATTGCCGCCCACTTCGAGCCGGCCAACGTGGCCTGCGACCACCAGATGCTGGTCATGGAAACGCTGCGACGCGTGGCCCCGCGGCACGGCTTCTTGTGCACGCTGCACGAGAAGCCCTTTGCCGGCCTCAACGGCAGCGGCAAGCACGTGAACTGGTCGCTGGCGACCGACGACGGCCGCAATCTGCTAAGCCCCAAGAGCGAGCCGCACACCAACCGGCTCTTCCACGCCTTCCTGGCGGCGGTCATCCGTGCGGTCGACCTGCACGCCGACCTGCTGCGGGCGAGCATCTCGAGCGCGGGCAACGACCATCGCCTGGGCGCTAACGAGGCCCCGCCGGCGATCATCAGCATCTTCCTGGGCGACATGCTGACCGACCTGGTCGAACAGTTCGCCAGCGGCGGCACGGCCAGCAGCTCGCGCAAGGGGGACACCATGGACCTGGGCGCCACCACGCTGCCCGAGTTCATCCGCGACGCGGGCGACCGCAACCGGACCAGCCCCTTCGCCTTCACGGGCAACAAGTTCGAGTTCCGCGCCGTCGGCTCGTCGGCGGCGATTGCCTTCCCGGTCACGGTGTTGAATACGATCGTGGCCGAGAGCCTGGCGAGCTTTGCCGACGAGCTTGAGAAGGCCAGCGACACGCAGGAATCGCTCAGCAAGATCATCCAGCGCGTCTCGACCGAGCACAAGCGCGTGATCTTCAACGGCGACAACTACTCCGAGGAGTGGGTGAAGGAAGCGGAGAAGCGCGGCCTGCCCCACATCACCTCGTCGGCCGAGGCCTTCCGCGCCCTGGCCAACGACAAGAACCGCACGCTGTTCAACTCGCTGGACGTGCTGAGCCCGCTGGAGACCCAGAGCCGGGCCAACATCTTCGCCGAGAAATACGCGACGCAGGTCCGCATCGAGGCGTTGACCCTCCGCAACTTGAGCCGAACGGCCATCCTGCCCGCTGCGGTGCGTCAGCTCCGGGAGTTGGCCGGCGCGGTGTCGGCACTCTCCGATGCGGGCATCGACCCGGCCGAGAATCGCACGGCGCTTGAGGACCTTGCCGGCCTGGTGTCGGGCCTGCGACGCGAGTTGCAGAACCTGGACGCGGCGCTCGAAGAGGAAGAGCCCGAGTACGCGCTCGACCTGGCCGACCACACGCATCATCGCATCATTCCGGTCATGGAGGCGGTGCGGGCGAAGGTCGACGCCATGGAGAAGGTCGTCTCGCAGGACCTGTGGCCCGTGGCCGACTACAACGAGTTGCTGGTCACGCAGGCCTGA
- the xth gene encoding exodeoxyribonuclease III, with protein sequence MTWNVNSVKVRGERLAGVLERHEPDVVCLQELKAPELPGPVCEDLQRLGYHAAVYGQKTYNGVAILSKAEPTDVVRGFQGDGGPEDDHARLISAMVEGVRVYSAYFPNGGEVGSDKFAYKLAWMERLRALLDARHENTEPIIMAGDMNVAPYDADVAKLDKWKDTTHCVPEARDGLRHVEGFGLVDTLHEKHPEGGVYSWWDYRQLAFPKGDGLRIDIIYATKELATTCTDARVDRDERKGKQPSDHAPVIADFDWVA encoded by the coding sequence ATGACGTGGAATGTCAACTCGGTCAAGGTCCGCGGCGAGCGGCTGGCGGGCGTCCTGGAACGCCACGAGCCCGACGTGGTCTGCCTCCAGGAGCTCAAGGCCCCCGAACTGCCCGGCCCGGTGTGCGAAGACCTCCAGCGCCTGGGCTACCACGCGGCCGTCTACGGCCAGAAGACCTACAACGGCGTGGCCATCCTGAGCAAGGCCGAGCCTACCGACGTCGTCCGCGGCTTCCAGGGCGATGGCGGGCCGGAGGACGACCATGCCCGGCTCATCTCGGCCATGGTGGAAGGCGTCCGCGTCTACAGCGCCTACTTCCCCAACGGCGGCGAGGTGGGCAGCGACAAGTTCGCGTACAAGCTCGCCTGGATGGAGCGCCTCCGCGCCCTGCTCGACGCACGCCATGAGAACACCGAGCCCATCATCATGGCCGGCGACATGAACGTGGCGCCATACGACGCCGACGTCGCCAAGCTCGACAAGTGGAAGGACACGACCCACTGCGTGCCCGAGGCGCGAGATGGGCTCAGGCACGTCGAGGGCTTCGGCCTGGTCGACACCCTGCACGAGAAGCACCCCGAGGGCGGCGTCTACAGCTGGTGGGACTACCGCCAGCTCGCCTTCCCCAAGGGCGACGGCCTGCGCATCGACATCATCTACGCGACGAAGGAACTGGCCACGACCTGCACCGACGCCCGCGTCGACCGCGACGAGCGCAAGGGCAAGCAGCCCAGCGACCACGCGCCTGTCATCGCCGACTTCGATTGGGTGGCGTAG
- a CDS encoding HAD hydrolase-like protein, with protein sequence MDDRVINTFLLDISGTVVRSGGFEAVFHRVYRELLGVQVLAEEVRVNTGRKKSQLFQEVVGEHAPDRVGEPGLIERMTDAFDAFMLEAIERSPPPVLDGVREAMAILASRNITVGYVTGFARAPALRLLDASEIDYAVLVGSDEVERGRPAPDLIHEAMRRLGATDPASIAYAGDTPVDIASGVAAGCGAVYGLTCGAHDRAELEAATGGTRARVADSLLEAVRQTLA encoded by the coding sequence ATGGACGACCGCGTGATCAACACGTTCCTGCTTGATATCTCGGGCACCGTCGTGCGGTCCGGCGGGTTCGAGGCCGTGTTCCATCGCGTGTACCGCGAGCTGCTGGGCGTCCAGGTCCTAGCCGAGGAGGTCCGCGTCAATACGGGCCGCAAGAAGTCGCAGTTGTTCCAGGAAGTCGTCGGCGAGCACGCGCCCGATCGCGTGGGTGAGCCCGGGCTGATCGAGCGCATGACCGATGCGTTCGACGCGTTCATGCTCGAGGCCATCGAGCGCAGCCCGCCGCCGGTGCTGGACGGCGTGCGCGAGGCGATGGCCATCCTGGCGTCCAGGAATATCACCGTCGGCTACGTCACCGGCTTCGCGCGTGCGCCCGCGCTGCGATTGCTCGACGCCTCGGAGATCGACTACGCCGTGCTCGTGGGCAGCGACGAGGTCGAGCGCGGCCGCCCCGCGCCGGACCTGATCCACGAGGCCATGCGCCGCCTGGGCGCTACCGATCCCGCCAGCATCGCGTACGCGGGCGACACGCCTGTGGACATCGCCAGTGGCGTGGCCGCCGGCTGCGGGGCGGTGTATGGCCTGACCTGCGGCGCCCACGACCGGGCCGAGCTCGAGGCCGCGACCGGCGGCACGCGTGCGCGCGTGGCGGACTCGCTGCTGGAGGCCGTGCGCCAGACGCTCGCCTAG
- a CDS encoding STAS domain-containing protein, producing the protein MPAEETRLRITDQDGVTRVEFLDRNILDEASIQRIGDEITEVIEASSNPKLLISFNNVDHMSSAALGTLITIHHKIRNRSGQLRLADIDPQIQEVFSITKLDRIFTIHEDTESAMKSFD; encoded by the coding sequence ATGCCAGCCGAAGAGACACGTTTGCGCATCACCGACCAGGACGGGGTGACGCGGGTCGAGTTCCTCGACCGCAACATCCTCGACGAGGCCAGCATCCAGCGGATCGGCGATGAGATCACCGAGGTCATCGAGGCCTCGAGCAATCCCAAGCTGCTCATCAGCTTCAACAACGTCGATCACATGTCTTCGGCGGCCCTGGGAACGCTGATCACCATCCACCACAAGATCCGCAATCGTTCGGGCCAGCTCCGCCTGGCCGACATCGATCCGCAGATCCAGGAGGTGTTCAGCATTACCAAGCTCGATCGCATTTTCACGATCCACGAAGATACCGAGAGCGCGATGAAGAGCTTCGACTGA
- a CDS encoding ATP-binding protein, whose product MAHPDEQASVRDSARVTNDRERIDRLWLSIELAMQKLGYPKAATFAVRLALEEAMTNAFRHGLRDLPDDTPITVEYGIDRDQVRIAVEDPGPGFDPTDVPDPTAEENLTRPGGRGLLLIRSYMTHADFKNDGRRLEMVYDRPPEAEN is encoded by the coding sequence ATGGCACACCCAGATGAGCAGGCCAGCGTGAGAGACTCGGCCCGGGTCACCAACGACCGGGAGCGCATCGACCGCCTGTGGCTTTCCATCGAACTGGCAATGCAGAAGCTGGGCTATCCCAAGGCCGCTACCTTCGCCGTCCGACTGGCCCTCGAAGAAGCGATGACCAACGCGTTCCGGCACGGACTCAGGGACCTGCCCGACGACACGCCCATCACCGTCGAGTACGGCATCGATCGCGACCAGGTCAGGATCGCCGTCGAAGACCCCGGCCCGGGCTTCGACCCCACGGATGTTCCCGACCCCACGGCGGAAGAAAACCTTACCCGCCCGGGCGGCCGGGGCTTGCTGCTGATCCGGTCGTACATGACCCATGCCGACTTCAAGAACGACGGACGACGCCTGGAAATGGTGTACGATCGACCGCCGGAAGCCGAAAACTGA
- a CDS encoding IscS subfamily cysteine desulfurase produces MAVDLPIYLDNAATTRTDPRVVEAMLPYFTEVFGNPGSRNHSFGWESEAGVDKARQQVADLLGADRKEIIFTSGATESNNLAIKGAASMYAKAPAGSDKRGHIITAMHEHKAVLDPCKRLQKEGFDVTYLQPGKDGLITARMIEEAMREDTILVTIMWANNELGTINEIAEIGKLCHDRGAVFHTDATQWVGKMPTDVTRDNVDLLSMSGHKIYGPKGVGALYVRRRKPRIRLTAIQEGGGQERGFRSGTLNVPGIVGLGKACELCVAEMDDERERLLALRKKIETGITGQLDTVQVNGHAEKRLPNLTNISFGFVEGESLMMATKEIAMSSGSACTSASLEPSYVLKALGVGDDLAHSSLRISMGRFTTEDQIDYAVDKIVAAVKKLRELSPLYDMHNEGIDITKIEWQAH; encoded by the coding sequence ATGGCTGTTGACCTTCCCATCTACCTCGATAACGCCGCCACCACCCGCACCGACCCGCGCGTGGTCGAAGCGATGCTGCCCTACTTCACCGAGGTGTTCGGCAACCCGGGCAGCCGGAACCACAGCTTCGGCTGGGAGTCCGAAGCGGGTGTTGACAAGGCCCGTCAGCAGGTGGCCGATCTTCTCGGCGCCGACCGCAAGGAGATTATCTTCACCAGCGGGGCGACCGAGAGCAACAACCTTGCCATCAAGGGCGCCGCGAGCATGTACGCAAAGGCGCCGGCCGGCAGCGATAAGCGAGGGCACATCATCACCGCCATGCACGAGCACAAAGCCGTGCTCGATCCCTGCAAGCGGCTGCAGAAGGAAGGCTTCGACGTCACCTATCTTCAGCCGGGCAAGGACGGGCTCATCACCGCAAGGATGATCGAGGAGGCCATGCGTGAGGACACCATCCTGGTGACCATCATGTGGGCCAACAACGAGCTCGGCACGATCAACGAGATTGCCGAGATCGGCAAGCTGTGCCACGACCGCGGGGCGGTCTTCCATACCGACGCGACCCAATGGGTTGGCAAGATGCCCACCGACGTCACTCGCGACAACGTCGATCTGCTCAGCATGAGCGGCCACAAGATTTATGGACCGAAGGGCGTTGGCGCTCTGTACGTTCGGCGCCGCAAGCCGCGTATCCGCCTGACGGCGATCCAGGAAGGCGGCGGCCAGGAGCGAGGCTTCCGTTCGGGCACGCTGAACGTACCGGGCATCGTGGGCCTGGGCAAGGCCTGCGAGCTGTGCGTGGCGGAGATGGACGACGAACGTGAACGTCTGTTGGCCCTGCGCAAGAAGATCGAGACGGGCATCACCGGTCAGCTCGATACCGTCCAGGTCAACGGGCACGCCGAGAAGCGGCTGCCCAACCTTACGAACATTTCCTTCGGCTTCGTCGAGGGCGAGAGCCTGATGATGGCCACCAAGGAGATCGCAATGAGCAGCGGCTCGGCCTGCACGAGCGCCAGCCTCGAGCCCAGCTACGTGCTGAAGGCTCTTGGGGTGGGCGACGATCTCGCCCATAGTTCACTGCGTATCAGCATGGGACGGTTCACGACCGAGGACCAGATCGACTACGCGGTCGACAAGATCGTGGCGGCCGTCAAGAAGCTCCGGGAGCTGAGCCCGTTGTACGACATGCACAACGAGGGCATCGACATCACCAAGATCGAATGGCAGGCCCACTAA
- the iscU gene encoding Fe-S cluster assembly scaffold IscU translates to MAYGDKVIDHYENPRNVGSFGTQKEIKERKDVGVGLVGAPECGDVMQLQIKVDPSGKIEDAKFKCFGCGSAIASSSLATEWLKGKTLDEGLEIKNTQIVEELSLPPVKIHCSVLAEDAIRAAISDYKTKNGQPAEAAHAH, encoded by the coding sequence ATGGCATACGGCGACAAGGTCATCGACCACTACGAGAACCCGCGAAACGTGGGATCGTTCGGCACGCAGAAGGAAATCAAGGAGCGCAAGGACGTGGGCGTCGGGCTCGTCGGCGCGCCCGAGTGCGGCGATGTGATGCAGCTCCAGATCAAGGTCGACCCGTCGGGCAAGATCGAGGACGCCAAGTTCAAGTGCTTCGGGTGCGGCTCGGCCATCGCCAGCAGCAGCCTGGCAACCGAGTGGCTCAAGGGCAAGACGCTGGACGAGGGTTTGGAGATCAAGAACACCCAGATCGTCGAGGAACTGAGCCTGCCCCCGGTCAAGATCCACTGCTCGGTCCTGGCCGAGGACGCCATCCGGGCGGCCATCAGCGATTACAAGACCAAGAACGGCCAGCCGGCCGAGGCGGCTCACGCCCACTGA
- the erpA gene encoding iron-sulfur cluster insertion protein ErpA gives MTATSANPSQADTNAVQITEKAAAEIQRIIEEQELDAAKVHLRVGVKGGGCSGFNYILDLTEAVRDTDEVMEQHGIRVVCDPKSLLYLHGTIVDFKDEIMSRGFVFQNPNATATCGCGSSFSA, from the coding sequence ATGACTGCCACCTCCGCCAATCCCAGCCAAGCCGACACCAACGCCGTCCAGATCACCGAGAAGGCGGCCGCCGAGATCCAGCGGATCATCGAGGAGCAGGAACTGGACGCCGCCAAGGTCCACCTGCGTGTGGGCGTCAAGGGTGGGGGCTGTTCGGGCTTCAACTACATCCTGGACCTGACCGAGGCCGTCCGTGACACCGACGAGGTCATGGAGCAGCACGGCATCCGCGTGGTGTGCGATCCCAAGAGCCTGCTGTACCTGCACGGCACCATCGTCGACTTCAAGGACGAGATCATGAGCCGTGGCTTCGTGTTCCAGAACCCCAACGCGACGGCCACCTGCGGGTGCGGATCGAGTTTCTCGGCCTGA
- the ald gene encoding alanine dehydrogenase gives MIVGVPTEVKPDEYRVGLMPVGVDLLIRDGHDVVVQSGAGLGIGFEDSAYENVGASIAKTADEVWAQADMIVKVKEPQPIEWPHMREGQVVFTYFHFAADRELTLACLDRKICAVAYETLEAPGLNGKPTLPLLTPMSEIAGRMATQEGAKYLERPQQGRGVLLGGVPGVEPGKVLVLGGGVVGTNAAKIASGMGADVIIMDIDLDRMRYLEDVMADNVTTIYSDPHAIRKYLRWADLVIGAVLLPGAKAPNLVTREDLKIMPEGAVIVDVSIDQGGCVETSRVTTHGQPTYIIDGVVHYCVGNMPGAVARTSTHALNNATIPWARRLAKVGPHEIAARDAGFAMAINCDDGRLLNRPVAEAHDLEVATA, from the coding sequence ATGATCGTTGGCGTCCCTACCGAGGTCAAACCCGATGAGTACCGCGTTGGCCTGATGCCCGTGGGGGTCGATCTGCTCATCCGAGACGGGCACGACGTGGTCGTCCAGTCCGGCGCGGGCCTGGGCATCGGCTTCGAGGATTCCGCGTACGAGAACGTGGGTGCAAGCATCGCCAAGACCGCCGACGAGGTGTGGGCCCAGGCCGACATGATCGTGAAGGTCAAGGAGCCCCAGCCCATCGAGTGGCCGCACATGCGCGAGGGGCAGGTGGTGTTCACCTACTTCCACTTCGCCGCCGATCGCGAGCTCACGCTGGCCTGCCTCGATCGCAAGATCTGCGCGGTCGCCTACGAAACGCTCGAGGCCCCGGGCCTGAATGGCAAGCCCACCCTCCCGCTGCTCACGCCCATGAGCGAGATCGCCGGCCGCATGGCCACCCAAGAGGGCGCCAAGTACCTCGAGCGCCCACAGCAGGGCCGCGGCGTGCTGCTCGGCGGCGTGCCCGGTGTTGAACCCGGAAAGGTTCTCGTGCTGGGCGGCGGCGTCGTGGGCACCAACGCCGCCAAGATCGCCAGCGGCATGGGCGCCGACGTCATCATCATGGACATCGACCTGGACCGCATGCGCTACCTTGAGGACGTGATGGCCGACAACGTCACGACCATCTACAGCGACCCGCACGCCATCCGCAAGTACCTGCGCTGGGCCGACCTGGTCATCGGCGCCGTGCTGCTGCCGGGCGCCAAGGCCCCCAACCTCGTGACCCGCGAGGACCTCAAGATCATGCCCGAGGGCGCGGTCATCGTCGACGTCTCCATCGACCAGGGCGGCTGCGTCGAGACCAGCCGCGTGACCACCCACGGCCAGCCCACCTACATCATCGACGGCGTGGTGCACTACTGCGTGGGCAACATGCCCGGTGCGGTCGCCCGCACGAGCACGCACGCGCTCAACAACGCGACCATTCCCTGGGCTCGCCGTTTGGCGAAAGTGGGACCGCACGAGATCGCCGCCCGCGACGCGGGGTTCGCGATGGCCATCAACTGCGACGACGGCCGCCTGCTGAACAGGCCCGTCGCCGAGGCCCACGACCTGGAAGTCGCCACGGCCTGA